The following proteins come from a genomic window of Pararhodobacter sp.:
- a CDS encoding ABC transporter ATP-binding protein, whose translation MFDTEAQAETLLEVNNIEVIYNHVILVLKGVSLTVPKGGITALLGGNGAGKSTTLKSISGLLKSERGDITKGSISYRGKRLTGENPADQVSNGLIQVMEGRHCFEHLTVEENLMTGSYTRTQGRAAIAADLEMVYDYFPRLRERRKSQAGYTSGGEQQMVAIGRAMMARPDMILLDEPSMGLAPQLVEQIFTIVKRLNEEQGVTFLLAEQNTNVALRFAHTGYILENGRVVMEGSAKDLRENPDVKEFYLGMSDKGRKSFRDVRSYRRRKRWLA comes from the coding sequence ATGTTCGATACCGAAGCACAAGCCGAGACACTCCTAGAGGTCAACAACATCGAGGTGATTTATAATCACGTCATCCTTGTGCTGAAGGGCGTCAGTCTGACCGTTCCCAAAGGCGGCATTACGGCCCTGCTGGGCGGCAATGGCGCGGGCAAGTCCACCACGCTCAAGTCGATCTCGGGTCTGCTGAAATCCGAACGCGGCGACATCACCAAGGGCTCGATTTCCTATCGCGGCAAGCGCCTCACCGGCGAAAACCCCGCGGATCAGGTGTCGAATGGCCTTATTCAGGTGATGGAAGGCCGTCACTGCTTTGAACATCTCACCGTCGAAGAGAACCTGATGACCGGGTCCTACACCCGCACTCAGGGGCGCGCGGCGATCGCCGCCGATCTCGAGATGGTCTATGACTATTTCCCCCGCCTGCGCGAACGTCGCAAATCTCAGGCTGGCTATACCTCGGGCGGCGAGCAACAGATGGTGGCGATTGGCCGCGCGATGATGGCCCGCCCTGACATGATCTTGCTCGATGAGCCCTCGATGGGGCTGGCACCGCAATTGGTGGAGCAGATTTTCACCATCGTGAAGCGTCTCAATGAGGAGCAGGGGGTGACTTTCCTGCTGGCCGAGCAGAACACCAACGTGGCGCTGCGCTTTGCGCATACCGGCTATATTCTGGAAAACGGCCGCGTCGTGATGGAAGGTTCTGCCAAGGACCTGCGCGAAAACCCCGATGTGAAGGAATTCTATCTGGGGATGTCCGACAAGGGCCGCAAGAGCTTCCGCGACGTGCGCAGCTATCGCCGTCGCAAGCGCTGGCTGGCCTAA
- a CDS encoding phenylacetate--CoA ligase family protein — protein MTKYFDALETRSADQRAAAQGAALQERLAGMTIALDGWVEAAREVKSVADLVKLPVLRKSDLSGWQKQRPPFGGVAVSNAAYYFQSPGPIYEPGGLSADWWRMGRFLHACGIGRDDIIQNCFSYHLVPAGMIFESGARAVGAAVLPAGTGQTELQVRAAKDIGCTAYAGTPDYLKVILDKADEMGEVLGFTKAAVGAGALFPSLRQHYADRGITTRQCYATADLGNIAYETDALEGMVIDEGVIVEIVRPGTGTPVPHGEVGEVVVTSLNPDYPLIRFATGDLSAIMDGTSPCGRTNLRIKGWMGRADQTTKIKGMFVRPEQVAALVSRHEEISRARVIASRDGEMDVMTVQIETRASNPKLYEGTILDTLKLRGKVELVPPGTLPNDGKVIEDLRSYE, from the coding sequence ATGACCAAGTATTTCGATGCACTGGAAACCCGCAGCGCCGACCAACGCGCCGCCGCACAAGGCGCGGCCTTGCAAGAACGCCTTGCGGGCATGACCATAGCGCTCGACGGTTGGGTCGAGGCCGCGCGCGAGGTCAAATCCGTCGCGGATCTGGTCAAGCTGCCGGTGCTGCGCAAATCCGACCTCTCCGGCTGGCAAAAGCAGCGCCCCCCGTTTGGTGGCGTTGCCGTGTCCAATGCAGCGTATTATTTCCAGTCGCCCGGCCCGATCTATGAGCCCGGCGGCCTCTCGGCGGATTGGTGGCGCATGGGGCGCTTCCTGCACGCCTGCGGCATCGGGCGCGACGATATCATCCAGAATTGCTTTTCCTATCATCTGGTCCCGGCCGGCATGATCTTTGAAAGCGGCGCGCGGGCGGTGGGGGCGGCGGTTTTGCCGGCGGGCACCGGTCAGACCGAATTGCAGGTGCGCGCGGCCAAGGATATCGGCTGCACGGCCTATGCGGGCACGCCCGATTACCTGAAGGTCATCCTCGATAAAGCCGATGAAATGGGCGAAGTACTAGGCTTTACCAAGGCCGCTGTCGGGGCCGGGGCCTTGTTTCCCAGTCTGCGCCAGCACTACGCCGATCGCGGCATTACCACCCGTCAATGTTATGCCACCGCCGATCTGGGCAACATCGCCTATGAAACCGACGCGCTGGAGGGGATGGTCATCGACGAGGGGGTGATCGTTGAAATCGTGCGCCCCGGCACCGGAACCCCTGTGCCGCATGGCGAGGTTGGCGAAGTGGTTGTCACCAGCCTGAACCCCGATTACCCGCTGATCCGCTTTGCCACCGGCGATCTGTCGGCGATCATGGACGGCACCAGCCCCTGCGGGCGCACCAATCTGCGCATCAAGGGCTGGATGGGCCGCGCCGACCAGACGACCAAGATCAAGGGTATGTTCGTGCGCCCTGAACAAGTCGCCGCCTTGGTCAGCCGCCATGAGGAGATCAGCCGCGCCCGCGTCATCGCCAGCCGCGACGGCGAGATGGACGTGATGACCGTGCAGATCGAAACCCGCGCCTCCAATCCGAAATTGTACGAAGGCACGATCCTTGATACGCTCAAATTGCGGGGCAAGGTTGAACTCGTACCCCCCGGCACGTTGCCGAATGACGGCAAGGTGATCGAGGATCTGCGCAGTTACGAGTAA
- a CDS encoding peptidoglycan-binding protein has translation MFARFLTATAFWLVTLVPAQASTGIALIIANEDYDSVRDARGAGVVLQSVRRLEAAGFRVEMATDLSSAAMQAAMSNLSDALSNQDHERVVIVFAGHTLNAAHGTWLMGTNATQPNYASVEAQGVRLATILALAGQRQGGAVVAIADYGFPLGTVAGFSAGLPTDLMVPQGVSVVRGSGPGIADFLSSLAQPGVTIGALAARRADIQIEGFNPPYLTFLPADHQPLDDADRVAWGQALDADTLASYEAYLAQWPDGDYAALARAARDRLLNTPERIEAALNLSRSERQSIQRDLTILGFEPRGIDGIFGGGTRSAIAAWQAASGLTQTGFLNRDQVFELAQQGARRAAQLEAEAQARQAALERRDRAFWRDTGSGQDEVGLRAYLERFPEGIFASVARDRLQQIEADRRAAEAARENAAWNQAQNQDTEQAYLAYLNAFPNGEHARQAQRRIEQLRGGISDGGGGGLPPALEFAAWALASNVDTIDGYRSFLNAFPNGSFADQARQRLDQLSPPMSPNVSPQQEEESLNLDQRRGEMTRWEIVERELAGLGYDPGRVDGSVTQQTRQAIQQFQQQNGLQVSGYVTRETWDSLRAQGRARRGN, from the coding sequence ATGTTTGCTCGATTTCTCACGGCCACGGCGTTCTGGCTTGTCACGTTGGTGCCAGCCCAGGCGTCAACGGGCATTGCCCTGATCATCGCCAATGAAGACTATGACTCGGTGCGCGACGCACGCGGCGCAGGGGTTGTCTTGCAGTCGGTCAGACGTCTGGAGGCGGCAGGGTTCCGCGTAGAGATGGCAACCGACTTGTCATCGGCCGCCATGCAGGCCGCCATGTCGAACCTCTCGGATGCCCTGAGCAACCAAGATCACGAGCGGGTGGTGATCGTTTTTGCCGGGCACACGCTGAACGCCGCGCACGGCACCTGGCTGATGGGTACAAACGCCACACAACCCAACTATGCCTCGGTCGAGGCGCAGGGCGTGCGGCTGGCAACGATCCTCGCGCTGGCCGGGCAGCGGCAAGGCGGCGCGGTTGTCGCGATTGCGGATTATGGTTTTCCACTTGGCACTGTTGCGGGGTTCAGCGCGGGCCTGCCCACCGATCTGATGGTGCCGCAAGGGGTGTCGGTGGTGCGTGGCTCGGGGCCGGGCATCGCTGATTTCCTCAGCAGTCTGGCGCAACCGGGCGTGACGATCGGCGCGCTGGCGGCGCGGCGGGCCGATATTCAGATCGAAGGTTTCAACCCGCCCTACCTTACGTTCCTGCCTGCGGATCATCAACCGTTGGACGATGCAGATCGTGTGGCTTGGGGGCAGGCCTTGGACGCGGATACCTTGGCCTCCTACGAGGCCTATCTGGCGCAATGGCCTGACGGCGACTATGCGGCGCTGGCCCGCGCGGCGCGGGATCGCTTGCTGAACACGCCCGAACGCATCGAGGCCGCGCTGAATCTCAGCCGCAGTGAACGCCAATCGATCCAGCGCGACCTGACCATCCTCGGCTTCGAGCCGCGGGGTATCGACGGGATATTCGGCGGCGGAACCCGGTCGGCGATTGCCGCGTGGCAGGCGGCCAGCGGGCTGACCCAGACGGGCTTTCTCAACCGCGACCAGGTGTTCGAACTGGCGCAGCAAGGGGCGCGGCGTGCCGCCCAGCTCGAGGCCGAGGCGCAGGCCCGTCAAGCCGCCCTTGAGCGGCGCGACCGGGCGTTTTGGCGCGATACCGGCTCGGGTCAGGATGAGGTCGGTCTGCGCGCCTATCTGGAGCGTTTCCCCGAGGGAATCTTCGCCAGCGTCGCCCGAGACCGGCTGCAACAGATCGAGGCGGATCGCCGCGCAGCCGAGGCTGCCCGCGAGAATGCCGCCTGGAATCAGGCGCAAAATCAGGACACCGAGCAGGCCTACCTCGCCTATCTGAACGCCTTCCCGAATGGCGAGCACGCGCGTCAGGCGCAGCGCCGGATCGAGCAGCTTCGGGGCGGGATATCGGACGGCGGCGGCGGCGGTCTGCCGCCTGCGCTGGAATTCGCGGCCTGGGCGTTGGCTAGCAATGTGGATACGATCGACGGGTATCGGTCGTTCCTGAATGCGTTCCCGAACGGGTCTTTCGCGGATCAGGCGCGGCAGCGTCTGGACCAGCTTTCGCCGCCGATGTCGCCCAATGTTTCACCCCAGCAAGAAGAGGAGTCGCTCAATCTGGATCAGCGGCGCGGAGAGATGACCCGCTGGGAAATCGTGGAGCGGGAATTGGCCGGGCTGGGGTATGATCCGGGACGGGTCGATGGGTCCGTGACCCAGCAGACCCGGCAGGCGATCCAGCAGTTTCAGCAGCAAAACGGACTGCAGGTGTCGGGATATGTGACGCGGGAAACCTGGGACTCCTTGCGGGCGCAGGGTCGGGCGCGGCGCGGGAATTGA
- the ykgO gene encoding type B 50S ribosomal protein L36, with the protein MKVKNSLRSLKARHRDCQIVRRKGRVYVINKTQKKFKARQG; encoded by the coding sequence ATGAAGGTCAAGAATTCGCTGCGCTCGCTCAAAGCGCGCCACCGTGATTGCCAGATCGTGCGCCGCAAAGGCCGGGTTTATGTGATCAACAAGACCCAGAAAAAGTTCAAGGCTCGTCAGGGCTGA
- a CDS encoding N-formylglutamate amidohydrolase translates to MPIAVEIAEPVRATSAVVFASPHSGRVYPQAFLAAVAVDPLVLRSSEDAYVDLLLAQAPDHGAPLITSQVPRAYVDFNRAADELDPALVNGAKRAGLNPRIASGLGVLARVVANGRAIYSGKIEMPEAKARISRYWHPYHAALSATLERQHRRFGQVLLCDVHSMPHEALSGHVSRGASRPDIVIGDRWGAACGPEIAAQVEAVFRAAGLTVARNAPFAGAYITQRYGQPAQGMHVIQIEIDRALYLDEARVEPSAQFPEFQRLMGGIVAQIARIDVGGVPLEVAAQ, encoded by the coding sequence ATGCCGATTGCCGTCGAGATCGCTGAACCCGTGCGCGCCACCTCTGCGGTGGTGTTTGCCTCGCCACATTCGGGGCGCGTGTATCCGCAGGCATTTCTGGCGGCGGTGGCGGTGGATCCCCTTGTTTTACGGTCGTCCGAGGATGCGTATGTGGATCTGTTGCTGGCGCAGGCCCCCGATCATGGCGCGCCTCTGATCACCAGTCAGGTGCCGCGCGCCTATGTCGATTTCAACCGCGCCGCCGATGAATTGGACCCGGCGCTGGTGAACGGGGCAAAGCGCGCCGGATTGAACCCGCGAATCGCCTCGGGGCTGGGGGTCTTGGCGCGGGTGGTGGCCAATGGGCGGGCGATTTACAGCGGCAAGATCGAGATGCCCGAGGCCAAGGCGCGAATCAGCCGCTATTGGCACCCCTACCATGCGGCGCTGTCGGCCACGCTGGAGCGGCAACACCGGCGATTCGGGCAGGTGTTGCTGTGTGATGTGCATTCGATGCCGCATGAGGCGTTGAGCGGGCACGTCTCGCGCGGGGCGAGCCGTCCGGATATCGTGATCGGCGACCGCTGGGGCGCGGCCTGCGGGCCGGAAATCGCCGCCCAGGTCGAGGCTGTCTTTCGCGCGGCGGGGTTGACAGTGGCGCGCAACGCGCCGTTTGCGGGGGCCTATATCACGCAGCGCTACGGCCAGCCCGCGCAGGGGATGCATGTCATCCAGATCGAGATTGATCGGGCGCTGTATCTCGATGAGGCGCGGGTGGAGCCGTCGGCGCAGTTCCCCGAGTTTCAGCGCCTCATGGGCGGTATTGTCGCGCAGATTGCCCGCATTGATGTCGGCGGCGTGCCGTTGGAGGTGGCCGCGCAGTGA
- a CDS encoding GTP-binding protein produces the protein MPAQPIPVTLLTGFLGSGKTTLLNALLRDPKMDRAAVVINEFGEIGLDHDLIESSTEAMVLMRSGCLCCEVRGDLAQTLANLRDRREAGEIAFDRVVIETTGIADPGPIVQTLVMDGELSYDFALDGVLTTADAATGARTLDQHFEAVQQIAMADRIILTKTDLATPAQLARFEARLAAINPGAPRVRAEHGAIDPALLFGVSPRQDSSQAQALSWVAAAPKRASLPPLSGLTSTNPLSLPQSHGLFAAGAKPTSHDGRITSQSIEIAQPISPIVFDLWLESLMNSAAADILRLKGVVHVEGMTHPFALHGVQHIFHPPVPLSHWPESDKISRIVVIGRDLPPGYLSESLAFLRSKPEVTEHRL, from the coding sequence ATGCCAGCCCAACCCATTCCCGTCACCCTGCTCACCGGTTTTCTGGGCTCGGGCAAGACCACGCTGCTCAACGCCCTGTTGCGCGATCCGAAAATGGATCGCGCCGCCGTGGTGATCAATGAATTCGGCGAGATCGGGCTTGATCACGACCTGATCGAAAGCTCGACCGAGGCGATGGTGCTGATGCGCTCGGGGTGCCTGTGTTGCGAGGTGCGCGGCGATCTGGCGCAGACCCTGGCCAATTTGCGCGACCGTCGCGAGGCCGGCGAGATCGCGTTTGACCGCGTGGTGATCGAGACCACCGGCATCGCCGACCCCGGCCCCATCGTGCAGACCTTGGTGATGGATGGCGAACTGAGCTATGATTTTGCGCTGGACGGCGTGCTGACCACCGCCGACGCCGCCACCGGGGCGCGAACCCTGGACCAGCATTTCGAGGCGGTGCAGCAAATCGCCATGGCCGACCGGATCATCCTGACGAAAACCGACCTGGCGACGCCTGCGCAACTGGCGCGCTTTGAGGCGCGTCTCGCGGCGATCAACCCCGGCGCGCCCCGCGTGCGCGCCGAACACGGCGCAATCGACCCGGCGCTGTTATTCGGCGTTTCACCGCGTCAGGACAGCAGTCAGGCGCAGGCCCTGTCCTGGGTCGCGGCCGCCCCGAAAAGGGCCAGCCTGCCCCCCTTGAGCGGGCTGACATCGACCAACCCGCTGTCGTTGCCGCAAAGCCACGGGCTGTTTGCCGCCGGTGCCAAACCCACCAGCCACGACGGGCGCATCACCTCGCAATCCATCGAAATCGCCCAGCCGATTTCGCCCATCGTCTTTGACCTGTGGCTGGAATCGCTGATGAATTCCGCCGCCGCCGATATCCTGCGCCTCAAGGGTGTGGTGCATGTCGAGGGCATGACCCACCCGTTTGCCTTGCACGGGGTTCAGCATATCTTTCACCCGCCGGTGCCCTTGTCGCATTGGCCCGAGAGCGACAAGATCAGCCGCATTGTGGTGATTGGCCGCGATCTGCCGCCGGGCTATCTGTCAGAGAGCCTCGCCTTTCTGCGCAGCAAGCCAGAGGTCACCGAACATCGGCTTTAA
- a CDS encoding pirin family protein → MTIQHDTTRQDGLTLTLRPAAERGKADFGWLKSAHSFSFGNYYDPAHMGFGNLRVINDDLVAGGQGFGRHPHKNAEIFSYVLGGALEHKDSLGNGSVVSAGGVQYMSAGSGVTHSEFNPSATDEMRFLQVWLLPEKANTPPTYDTIYLSDAEKSGALKLFLSPDGRDGSMKTQANASVYAATLDGDQSIRTDVKAGRKAWVQVANGALRVNGVALGKGDGLAIDGSGTLTLDQGTAAELLFFDLAA, encoded by the coding sequence ATGACGATCCAACACGACACCACCCGGCAGGACGGCCTGACGCTGACCCTGCGCCCCGCCGCCGAACGTGGCAAAGCCGATTTCGGCTGGCTCAAATCCGCGCATAGCTTCAGCTTTGGCAACTACTATGACCCCGCGCATATGGGGTTCGGCAATCTGCGCGTCATCAACGATGATCTGGTTGCCGGTGGTCAGGGGTTCGGACGCCACCCGCACAAGAACGCCGAGATTTTCTCGTATGTTCTGGGCGGCGCGCTGGAGCACAAGGATTCGCTGGGCAATGGCTCGGTGGTCAGCGCGGGCGGCGTGCAATACATGAGCGCCGGGTCGGGCGTGACGCATTCCGAGTTCAACCCTTCGGCGACCGATGAAATGCGCTTCCTGCAGGTCTGGTTGCTGCCCGAAAAGGCCAACACCCCGCCAACCTATGACACGATCTATCTGTCGGACGCGGAAAAAAGTGGCGCGCTGAAACTGTTCCTGTCGCCCGATGGCCGCGACGGCTCGATGAAAACCCAAGCCAACGCCAGCGTCTATGCGGCAACGCTGGACGGCGATCAGAGCATCCGCACCGACGTGAAGGCCGGGCGCAAGGCCTGGGTGCAGGTGGCCAATGGCGCGCTGCGCGTCAACGGGGTCGCGCTGGGCAAGGGTGACGGGCTTGCGATTGACGGCAGCGGCACGCTGACCCTTGACCAAGGCACGGCGGCTGAACTCTTGTTCTTCGACCTCGCCGCGTAG
- a CDS encoding pirin family protein — MSWNPSLEPSCPGADNLDSIETLIVPRARDIGDFEVRRALPAARRRMVGPFVFFDQMGPAEFITDQGIDVRPHPHIGLATVTYLYKGEFQHRDSLGTDQMIYPGEVNWMIAGNGVTHSERTSAQTRKGPSKLFGIQTWVALPEHAEEMDADFEHHKQTALPLLEGDGKQVRLILGNAWGEVAPVKTFSEMFYADAILEAGAKLPLPDNHEDRGIYVTEGSIEVAGDLFQSGQMMVFRPGDAITVKAGPAGARLMLLGGETLNGPRHIWWNFVASSKEKIEAAKEAWAAGDWEHGRFQLPPTDKDEFIPLPD, encoded by the coding sequence ATGAGCTGGAACCCCTCTCTGGAGCCAAGCTGCCCCGGTGCCGACAACCTCGACTCGATCGAGACGCTGATCGTGCCCCGCGCCCGCGATATCGGCGATTTCGAGGTCCGCCGCGCCCTGCCCGCCGCCCGGCGGCGCATGGTTGGCCCCTTCGTGTTCTTCGACCAGATGGGCCCGGCCGAGTTCATCACCGACCAGGGCATCGACGTGCGCCCGCATCCGCATATCGGTCTGGCGACGGTGACCTATCTCTACAAGGGCGAGTTTCAGCACCGCGATTCGCTGGGCACCGATCAGATGATCTACCCGGGCGAGGTGAACTGGATGATCGCCGGCAACGGGGTGACCCATTCCGAACGCACCAGCGCCCAGACCCGCAAGGGGCCCAGCAAGCTGTTCGGCATTCAGACCTGGGTGGCGCTGCCCGAACACGCCGAGGAAATGGACGCCGATTTCGAGCATCACAAACAGACGGCCCTGCCGCTGCTGGAGGGCGACGGCAAGCAGGTGCGCCTGATCCTGGGCAACGCCTGGGGCGAGGTCGCGCCGGTCAAGACCTTTTCCGAGATGTTCTATGCCGATGCGATTCTGGAAGCGGGCGCGAAACTGCCGCTGCCCGACAATCACGAGGATCGCGGGATCTATGTCACCGAAGGCTCGATCGAGGTGGCGGGCGATCTGTTCCAATCGGGGCAAATGATGGTGTTCCGCCCCGGCGACGCGATCACCGTCAAGGCTGGTCCGGCGGGCGCGCGGCTGATGTTGCTGGGCGGCGAGACCCTGAACGGCCCGCGCCATATCTGGTGGAATTTCGTGGCCTCGTCGAAAGAAAAGATCGAGGCCGCCAAGGAAGCCTGGGCGGCGGGCGACTGGGAGCATGGCCGCTTCCAACTGCCACCGACCGACAAGGATGAATTCATCCCCTTGCCAGACTGA
- a CDS encoding NAD(P)H-dependent oxidoreductase, whose translation MPKLLMVSGSTRTGSTNSKLAALAASIARDAGADVTLIDLKDYDMPLYNGDLEAESGLPDTAKRLKQVFVEHDGLFLASPEYNSSISPLLKNTLDWISRRDTPDEPALWAYKGKVAGLGAVGSGALGGLRGLVPLRMMLGNIGVTVVPSQVAISHGLSAFDERGALKDERQHGMLKATIDQLISTTRALKATR comes from the coding sequence ATGCCCAAACTTCTCATGGTCTCCGGCAGCACCCGGACCGGGTCCACCAACTCGAAACTCGCGGCGCTGGCCGCGAGTATCGCCCGAGACGCCGGCGCCGATGTCACGCTGATCGACCTCAAAGACTATGACATGCCGCTTTATAACGGCGATCTGGAGGCCGAATCCGGCCTGCCCGACACCGCCAAACGGCTCAAACAGGTGTTTGTCGAGCATGACGGCCTGTTCCTTGCCTCGCCGGAATACAACAGCTCGATCTCGCCCTTGCTCAAGAACACGCTGGACTGGATCTCGCGGCGCGATACGCCGGATGAGCCCGCACTTTGGGCCTACAAAGGCAAGGTTGCGGGGCTGGGCGCGGTTGGGTCCGGGGCCTTGGGCGGTTTGCGCGGCCTTGTGCCTCTGCGCATGATGCTGGGCAATATCGGCGTCACCGTGGTGCCAAGTCAGGTCGCCATCTCGCATGGCCTGAGCGCCTTTGACGAGCGCGGCGCACTGAAGGACGAGCGCCAGCACGGTATGCTGAAAGCCACGATTGACCAACTGATCTCCACGACGCGCGCGCTGAAGGCCACGCGGTAA
- a CDS encoding DoxX family protein — protein MTQTDTLNTGAFITRLSLGGILLAHGLLKLMVFTIPGTVGYFASLGLPPVAAYLTIFAEIVGGAAIVLGLYTRLAAILSIPVLLGALWVHAGNAWVFSAEGGGWEFPLLLVLLAVAVAVQGGGAFALRKLPVVDGFIPTILKA, from the coding sequence ATGACACAGACCGACACCCTGAACACCGGCGCTTTCATCACCCGCCTCTCACTCGGCGGAATTCTTCTGGCCCACGGCCTGCTCAAGCTGATGGTGTTCACCATCCCCGGCACGGTCGGCTATTTCGCCAGCCTCGGGTTGCCGCCGGTCGCTGCCTATCTGACGATCTTTGCCGAAATCGTCGGCGGCGCAGCGATTGTCCTGGGGCTCTACACGCGGCTGGCGGCGATCTTGTCGATCCCGGTTCTGCTGGGCGCGCTTTGGGTTCATGCCGGAAACGCCTGGGTGTTCAGCGCCGAAGGTGGCGGCTGGGAATTCCCGCTGTTGCTGGTGCTTCTGGCGGTTGCGGTCGCCGTTCAGGGCGGCGGCGCCTTTGCCCTGCGCAAATTGCCAGTGGTCGACGGTTTCATCCCCACTATCTTGAAGGCATAA
- a CDS encoding LysR family transcriptional regulator gives MDHLSRVGVFIAVVKASSFAGAARALGLTSSAVSKQIQNLEQDLQVKLLNRTTRNVSVTEEGALYFERASRALEDLQEAQEQIYELKSRPRGPLKVSFPQSLGIKYFGPAIASFAMQHPEVELDVSLNERFVDIAHEGFDLAVRIGSLKDTSLIARRLASCPFVLCASAGYLAAQGTPRTPADLAHHNVLAYTGNQGVHEWRFEDASGQIGQVGLQGNFKSDSGDILCSAAVQGVGMTILPVFYVAEHLKAQDLQVVLPDYVTSPKREIYAVFQPNRFQSTRQRLFVDHLVSTCKNLPWEG, from the coding sequence ATGGACCATCTGTCCCGCGTTGGCGTTTTCATTGCCGTGGTAAAAGCCAGCAGCTTTGCCGGTGCCGCGCGGGCGCTGGGCCTCACCAGTTCGGCGGTTTCCAAGCAAATTCAGAACCTTGAGCAGGATTTGCAGGTCAAGCTGCTGAACCGCACGACGCGCAATGTCTCCGTCACCGAGGAGGGTGCGCTGTATTTTGAACGCGCATCGCGGGCGCTGGAGGATCTGCAAGAGGCGCAGGAACAGATTTACGAGCTGAAATCACGCCCCCGGGGTCCGCTGAAGGTCAGTTTCCCGCAGAGCCTCGGCATCAAGTATTTCGGCCCGGCGATCGCCTCGTTTGCCATGCAACACCCGGAGGTCGAGCTGGACGTCAGCCTCAACGAGCGGTTCGTCGATATTGCGCATGAGGGGTTCGACCTCGCGGTGCGCATCGGGTCGCTCAAGGATACCTCGCTGATCGCGCGGCGTCTGGCGTCCTGCCCCTTTGTGCTGTGCGCCAGCGCGGGCTACCTTGCCGCGCAGGGCACGCCCCGCACCCCGGCGGATCTGGCGCATCACAATGTGCTGGCCTACACCGGCAATCAAGGCGTGCACGAATGGCGTTTCGAGGATGCGTCGGGTCAGATCGGTCAGGTCGGGCTACAGGGAAACTTCAAGTCAGATTCGGGCGACATCCTGTGCAGCGCGGCGGTGCAGGGCGTCGGCATGACCATTCTTCCGGTGTTTTACGTCGCCGAACACCTCAAGGCGCAGGATTTGCAGGTGGTCTTGCCCGACTACGTCACCTCACCCAAACGCGAGATTTACGCGGTGTTCCAGCCGAACCGCTTTCAATCCACGCGGCAGCGGTTGTTCGTGGATCACTTGGTCTCAACGTGCAAAAACCTGCCGTGGGAAGGCTGA
- the trpS gene encoding tryptophan--tRNA ligase — translation MADAAPAKFKPRVFSGIQPSGGLTLGNYLGAIKRFVDMQDQGIETIYCMVDMHAITVWQDPAALRHQTRELAAGYLAAGLDPAKSILFNQSQVSAHAELGWVFNCVARMGWMNRMTQWKDKTAGKNTEQASLGLFAYPSLMAADILVYHATHVPVGEDQKQHVELTRDIAAKFNHDYGVEFFPITEPVIEGAATRVMSLRDGTKKMSKSDPSDNARINLTDDADKISSKIRKAKSDAELLPETMDELSERPEARNLVNIYAALSGMSKEAVLGEFSGQGFGAFKPRLADLAVATLAPISTEMQRLMQDPAEIDRILGDGADRAAAIATPILERTLDIVGMVRSRR, via the coding sequence ATGGCCGACGCCGCCCCCGCAAAGTTCAAACCCCGCGTTTTTTCCGGCATCCAGCCCTCGGGCGGGTTGACGCTGGGCAACTATCTGGGCGCGATCAAACGGTTCGTCGATATGCAGGATCAGGGGATCGAGACGATCTATTGCATGGTCGATATGCACGCGATCACCGTCTGGCAAGACCCGGCCGCCCTGCGCCACCAGACGCGCGAGTTGGCGGCGGGCTATCTGGCGGCGGGTCTGGACCCGGCGAAATCCATCCTGTTCAACCAGTCGCAGGTCTCGGCACATGCGGAATTGGGCTGGGTGTTCAACTGCGTGGCGCGCATGGGCTGGATGAACCGCATGACGCAGTGGAAAGACAAGACGGCGGGGAAAAACACCGAACAGGCCTCGCTGGGGTTGTTTGCCTATCCGTCGCTGATGGCCGCCGATATTCTGGTCTATCACGCGACGCATGTGCCGGTCGGCGAGGATCAGAAACAACATGTCGAGTTGACCCGCGACATCGCCGCCAAGTTCAACCACGATTATGGCGTCGAGTTCTTTCCGATCACCGAGCCGGTGATCGAGGGGGCGGCGACCCGCGTGATGAGCCTGCGCGATGGCACCAAGAAAATGTCGAAATCCGACCCCTCGGACAATGCGCGCATCAACCTGACCGATGACGCCGACAAGATTTCCTCGAAAATCCGCAAGGCCAAAAGCGACGCCGAGCTGCTGCCCGAGACGATGGACGAGCTTTCTGAGCGCCCCGAGGCGCGCAATCTGGTGAACATCTATGCCGCGCTGTCGGGCATGAGCAAAGAGGCGGTTCTGGGGGAATTCTCGGGCCAGGGGTTCGGCGCGTTCAAGCCGCGGCTGGCGGATCTGGCGGTGGCGACCCTCGCGCCGATCTCGACCGAGATGCAGCGCCTGATGCAGGACCCGGCCGAGATCGACCGCATTCTGGGCGACGGCGCCGACCGCGCGGCGGCGATTGCGACGCCGATCCTGGAGCGCACGCTGGATATCGTTGGCATGGTGCGTTCGCGCCGCTGA